In one window of Canis lupus baileyi chromosome 10, mCanLup2.hap1, whole genome shotgun sequence DNA:
- the GLIPR2 gene encoding Golgi-associated plant pathogenesis-related protein 1, whose translation MGKSASKQFNNEVLKAHNEYRQKHGVPPLKLCKKLNREAQQYSEALASTRILKHSPESSRGQCGENLAWASYDQTGKEVADRWYSEIKNYNFQQPGFTSGTGHFTAMVWKNTKKMGVGKASASDGSSFVVARYFPAGNVVNQGFFEENVLPPKK comes from the exons CTTCCAAGCAGTTTAATAACGAGGTCCTGAAGGCCCACAACGAGTACCGGCAGAAGCATGGCGTCCCCCCACTGAAGCTCTGCAAGAAGCTCAACCGGGAGGCTCAGCA GTATTCAGAGGCCCTGGCCAGCACGAGGATCCTCAAGCACAGCCCGGAGTCCAGTCGTGGCCAATGCGGAGAGAACCTGGCATGGGCCTCCTACGATCAGACAG GAAAGGAGGTGGCTGATAGATGGTACAGTGAAATCAAGAACTACAACTTCCAGCAGCCTGGCTTCACCTCTGGGACTG GACACTTCACAGCCATGGTGTGGAAAAACACGAAGAAGATGGGAGTGGGGAAGGCATCTGCCAGCGACGGGTCTTCCTTCGTGGTGGCCCGATACTTCCCAGCCGGGAATGTCGTCAACCAGGGCTTCTTTGAAGAAAATGTCCTGCCTCCAAAGAAGTAA
- the CCIN gene encoding calicin: protein MKLEFTEKNYNSFVLQNLNKQRKRKEYWDMALTVDHHVFFAHRNVLAAVSPLVKSLISSNDMKTTDELFITIDPNYLSPATVDQLLDYFYSGKVVISEQNVEELLRGAQYFNTPRLRIHCNDFLIKSIRRANCLRYLFLAELFELKEVSDLAYSGIRDNFHYWASPEGCMHFMRCPPVIFGRLLRDENLHVLNEDQALSALINWVYFRKDEREKYFKKFFNYINLNAVSNKTLMFASNKLMGMENSSAHATLIESVLVDRKQEKPSSLLSYQRKGALLDSVVILGGQKAHGKFNDGVFAYIIQENLWLKLSEMPYRAAALSATSAGRYIYISGGTTEQISGLKTAWRYDMDDNSWTKLPDLPIGLVFHTMVTCGGTVYSVGGSIAPRRYVSNIYRYDERKEAWCLAGKMSIPMDGTAVITKGDRNLYIVTGRCLVKGYISRVGVVDCFDTNTGDVVQCITFPIDFNHRPLLSFHQDNILCVHSHRQSVEINLQKIKANKTTTSVPLLPNNCPLDVSHAICSIGDSRVFVCGGVTTTSDVQTKDYTINPNAYLLDQKTGEWKTLAPPPEALDCPACCLAKLPCKILQRI, encoded by the coding sequence ATGAAATTAGAATTCACAGAGAAAAACTACAACAGCTTTGTGCTGCAGAACCTGAACAAACAGAGGAAACGCAAAGAGTACTGGGATATGGCCCTGACTGTGGACCACCATGTTTTCTTTGCACATCGCAACGTACTGGCTGCTGTCTCTCCACTGGTGAAGAGCCTCATCTCCAGCAATGACATGAAGACCACCGATGAGCTCTTTATCACCATTGACCCCAACTACCTGAGTCCAGCCACGGTGGACCAGCTCCTGGACTACTTCTACAGTGGCAAGGTGGTGATCTCGGAGCAGAATGTGGAGGAGCTCCTTCGCGGGGCCCAGTATTTCAACACCCCACGCCTGCGAATCCACTGTAATGACTTCCTGATCAAGTCCATCCGCCGTGCAAACTGCTTGCGCTACCTCTTCTTGGCTGAGTTGTTTGAGCTCAAAGAGGTATCAGACTTGGCCTACTCTGGCATTCGTGACAACTTCCACTACTGGGCCAGTCCTGAGGGCTGTATGCACTTCATGCGCTGTCCACCTGTCATCTTTGGCCGCCTGCTCCGAGACGAAAACTTGCATGTGCTCAATGAGGACCAGGCACTGAGCGCACTCATCAACTGGGTGTACTTCCGGAAGGACGAGCGGGAGAAGTATTTCAAGAAGTTCTTCAACTACATCAATCTCAATGCCGTCTCCAACAAGACGCTGATGTTTGCCAGCAACAAGTTGATGGGCATGGAGAACAGCTCAGCCCATGCAACTCTCATTGAGAGTGTCCTTGTGGACCGAAAGCAGGAGAAGCCATCCAGCTTGTTGAGCTACCAACGGAAAGGGGCCCTGCTTGATTCGGTGGTCATCCTGGGTGGCCAAAAGGCCCATGGCAAGTTCAATGATGGAGTGTTTGCCTATATCATCCAGGAGAACTTGTGGTTGAAGCTGTCAGAGATGCCCTACAGGGCAGCAGCACTTAGTGCCACCTCTGCTGGTCGCTACATCTACATCTCTGGTGGTACCACTGAGCAGATTTCAGGGCTGAAGACGGCTTGGCGATATGACATGGATGACAACTCCTGGACCAAGTTGCCAGACCTGCCAATTGGGCTTGTCTTCCACACCATGGTGACCTGCGGGGGGACGGTGTATTCAGTGGGTGGGAGCATTGCTCCAAGGCGGTATGTCTCCAACATCTATCGCTATGATGAGCGCAAGGAGGCCTGGTGCCTGGCAGGAAAAATGAGCATCCCTATGGATGGCACAGCCGTGATCACCAAGGGTGACCGGAACCTGTACATTGTCACCGGCCGGTGCTTGGTGAAGGGCTATATCTCCCGAGTTGGAGTGGTGGACTGCTTTGACACCAACACCGGGgatgtggtccagtgtatcaccTTCCCCATTGACTTCAACCACCGGCCCCTGCTCTCTTTCCATCAGGACAACATCCTCTGTGTACACAGCCACCGGCAGAGTGTGGAAATCAATCTGCAGAAGATAAAGGCCAACAAGACGACCACCTCGGTGCCTCTCTTGCCTAACAACTGCCCCTTGGATGTGTCCCATGCTATATGCTCCATTGGAGACAGCAGAGTGTTTGTGTGCGGGGGTGTCACCACAACCAGCGATGTCCAGACAAAGGACTACACCATCAACCCAAATGCCTACTTGTTGGACCAAAAGACAGGCGAGTGGAAAACCCTGGCCCCCCCACCGGAGGCACTGGACTGTCCTGCCTGCTGTCTAGCCAAGCTACCGTGCAAGATTCTTCAAAGGATTTAA